In Serinicoccus marinus DSM 15273, the genomic stretch CGGCGACTACGACACGTGGGCCACCTTCCCCGGGATGGCGGACTGGGACTACGCCCACTGCCTGCCCTACTTCAAGCGGATGGAGACCTGCCTGGCCGGGGCGGACGCCTGGCGCGGTGGCGCCGGACCGCTGAAGATGGAGCGGGGGCCGGCCTCCAGCCCGCTCTTCCAGGCCTTCTTCGAGGCGACCGGACAGGCGGGCTACTCCCGCACCGACGACGTCAACGGCTACCGCCAGGAGGGCTTCGCGCCCTTCGACCGCAACGTCTACCGGGGCAGCCGGCTCTCGGCCTCCCGGGCCTACCTGCGTCCGGTCCGTGACCGTGCCAACCTCGACGTCGCCACCCTCGCCATGGCGACCGGGCTGCGCTGGTCCGGGACCCGCGTCACCGGGGTGGACTTCGTCCGCCCGGGCCGTCGCCACGGGTCGGTGGAGGCCGGCGAGGTCATCCTGTGCGGGGGCGCCTTCAACTCCCCGCAGCTGCTCCAGCTCTCCGGCGTGGGCGACCCCGAGGTGCTGCGCGCCGCGGGCGTCGAGCCGCGCGTCGACCTGCCCGGGGTGGGGGAGAACCTGCAGGACCACCTCGAGGTCTACCTCCAGCACACCAGCCTGCAGCCGGTGTCCATCGCGCCGTGGCTCAAGAAGTGGAAGGCGCCGTGGATCGGGGCGCAGTGGCTCTTCCTCGACAGCGGGGTCGGGGCCAGCAACCACTTCGAGGGCGGTGGCTTCATCCGCACCAACGACGAGGTGGCCTACCCCAACCTCATGTTCCACTTCCTGCCGATCGCGGTGCGCTACGACGGCACCGCGCCGGAGGGCAAGCACGGCTACCAGGTGCACATCGGGCCGATGAACTCCGACGTCCGGGGCCGGGTGCGGATCACCGACGCCGACCCGACGCACCACCCCTCCATCCTGTTCAACTACCTCTCCACCGAGCGCGACCGGCGGGAGTGGGTCGAGGTCATCCGGGCGGCCCGGCACATCCTGTCCCAGCCGGCCTTCGCCCCCTTCGACGGCGGCGAGATCTCGCCCGGCCCGACGGTCGAGACCGACAAGGAGATCATCGACTGGGTCGCGCAGGACGCGGAGACGGCGCTGCACCCGTCGTGCTCGGCGAGGATGGGCAGCTCGGACGACGAGATGGCGGTCGTGGACCCTGCGTCGATGCGGGTGCACGGCACCGAGGGGCTGCGCGTCGTGGACGCCTCGGTCTTCCCGACGATCACCAACGGCAACATCTACGCCCCCGTGATGATGGTGGCCGAGAAGGCCGCCGACCTCATCGCGGGCAACACCCCGCTGGCGCCGGAGCACCCGCCGGTGTTCCGCGCCGGGCAGGGTAGGCCGCTCTACCCGCCGGGCGATCCCCGCAACGAGGCGTGGGACACCCGGGAGGAGGTGCCGAGCGCGCTACGCGCGATGGCCACCGACAGGGAGGACGACCGATGAGCACGACGCCCGACACCGCCCCGGAGGAGCTCGACCCGCCCACGGCACCGCGGACGAAGTGGACCGTGCTCGCGGTGGCCGGCGCGATCACCGTCGCCGTCGCGCTGTGGGCGCTCGTCGCGCCGACCCAGTCCTCGGAGGTGCTGGGCGTCGTCGTCGGCTGGACCTCGGAGTGGTTCGGCTGGTTCTACATCGCGCTGGCGACCGTCATCCTCGTCTTCGTCCTCTACCTCGGGGTGCGCCACTCCCGCGTCCGGCTGGGCCAGGACGACGACCGCCCGGAGTTCTCCACCTTCGCCTGGGCCTCGATGCTCTTCGCCGCCGGCATCGGCACCGACGTCATGTTCTACGCCGTGGCCGAGCCGGCCTCGCAGTACCTCTACCCGCCGCAGGGGGAGGGCGGGACGCTGGAGGCCGCCCGCGAGTCCACCGTCTGGACGCTGTTCCACTACGGCATCACCGGGTGGGGGATGTATGCCCTCATGGGCATCGCGCTCGGCTACTTCGCCCACCGGGTCGGGCTGCCGCTCGCCGTCCGGTCCACGCTCTACCCGCTCATCGGGCGGCGGGTGAAGGGCCCCATCGGTGACGCGGTCGACATCGCCACCGTCATCGGCACCATCTTCGGCGTCGCGACCTCGCTGGGGATCGGCGTCGTCATGCTCAACGTCGGCCTCGACGTGCTCTTCGGGGTGCCCCAGGGCATACCCGCGCAGATCGGGCTGGTCGTCCTGGCCATCGTCGTCGCCACCATCTCCGCGACCACCGGGGTGGACCGCGGCATCCGCATCCTCAGCCAGCTCAACGTGCTGCTCGCCATCGCCCTCGCCGGCTGGGTGCTCATCACCGGCGAGACCGCCTTCCTGCTGCGCGGCATGATGATGAACGTCGGCGACTTCGTCTCGATGTTCCCCGGGATGACCCTGGACACGATGGCCTTCGACTACCCGGCCGAGTGGATGGGCTTCTGGACCCTCTTCTTCTGGGCCTGGTGGATCGCCTGGGCTTCCTTCGTCGGGATGTTCCTGGCCCGCATCTCCAAGGGACGGACCATCGGCCAGTTCGTCCTCGGCACGATGACCATCCCGTTCAGCTACATCGTCATGTGGGTCACGATCTTCGGCAACAGCGCGGTCCGGCAGATCCGGGAGGGTGACGCGGAGTTCGGCGAGGCCGCCGTGAACACCCCCGAGCTGGGCTTCTTCACCCTGCTCCAGCAGTATCCGTTGGCGCTCGTGGTCGTCGCGCTCGCGACCTTCGTCGGGCTGCTGTTCTACGTCACCTCCGCCGACTCCGGTGCCCTGGTGATGGCGAACCTCTCCTCCGAGCTGCCGCACGGCGACGACGACGCCCGGGCGTGGCTGCGGATCCTGTGGTCGGTCGCCACCGGCGTGCTGACGATCGCCATGCTGCTCGTCGGGGGCATACCGGCGCTGCAGAGCGCCACCATCATCATGGGGCTGCCCTTCGCCTTCGTCATCATCGCGGTGATGGTCGGGCTGCACCGGGCGCTGGAGACGGAGAAGACCCGCGAGGGGGCGTTGCAGAGCTCGCTGACCTCCTCGCTCGTCGGGCGCGAGGCGTCCGCGGTGCCGTGGCGGCTGCGGCTCGCCCGGACCTTCGGGACGGTCTCGGTGCCGCAGGCGCAGGAGCGGATGTCTGGTGTCGTGGTGCCCGCGCTGGAGTCGGTGCGCGGCGCCCTGCTCGAGCAGGGGGTGCAGGCCGAGGTGCTCGTCACCGAGGTTGACCCCGACGCGCGGGTGGTGCAGACCGCGACGTTGCAGGTGTCCGGGGAGAGCGAGGCCTCCGGGTTCAGCTACCCGGTGCAGATCCGGCGCACCCCGGCCCCCACCTTCGGCACGCGCTCGCTGGACGCGCGGGACCGCACCACCCGGCTGCAGGTGGCGCAGCCCATCGCTGGGGGCTACGACCTCATGGGCTACGACGCTGAGGACGTCTGCCACGACGTGCTCGACCAGTACGAGCGCTGGGCGGCCAGCTCGGCGATGGTCGCCGAGGGCCGCGAGCACTAGCCCACCGGCGTCCCGGTGGCGGCGTCGGCGGTGGCAGCGCCTCCGCCGACGGCTGCGGGTCAGCGGCGGCGACCGCTCCCGCTGGAGGTGGAGAAGGCGACGATCGAGCCGCCCGAGGTCTGCTGCCGGCCCTGCCGGCGGCGGGTCTGGCCCTGCCCCTGACCGGTGCGACCGGATCCCTGGCCGCCGCGGCCCGACCCCTGGTCCTGGCCGCCGCGCCGGGGGCCGCCCTGGGTGCGGTCGCCGCGACCTGTGCCCGGACCGCCACGCCGGGACGACCCGTCCTGGGTTCGGCGTGACGCGCGCCCCTGCTGGCTACCGCCCTGGCCGGTGCGTCGGGACCCCTGACCCTTCGGGCCGCCCGCGCGTCCGGAGCCCTGGCGGCCGCCGCCCTGGGCGGGCGCCTGGATCGTGAGACCACCCGGGACCAGCGTGCGCTCACCCGGGGCCAGCTCGGCGAGGATGGGGTGCCCCGCGTCGGCGCGGGTCGTCGTGGGCTTGATGCCCGCCGCCCGGGTCAGCGAGCGGACGTCGCGCACCTGCTCGTCGGTCATCAGGGTCACGACGGTGCCACCGGCACCGGCGCGCGCGGTGCGACCCGAGCGGTGCAGGTAGGCCTTGTGCTCCACCGGCGGGTCGGCGTGCACCACGAGCGAGACGTCGTCGACGTGGATGCCGCGGGCGGCGATGTCGGTCGCGACGAGCGTGGAGGCCTGGCCGGAGTGGAAGGCGTCGAGGTTGCGGGTCCGGGCGTTCTGCGCCAGGTTGCCGTGCAGCTCGACCGTCGGCACGCCCGCGCCGTTGAGCTGCTTGGCCAGCTTCTTGGCGCCGTGCTTGGTCCGGGTGAAGACGACCGTGCGGCCCGGGGCCGAGCCGAGGTCGGTGAGCACGGCGAGCCGCTGCCCGGCGTCGATGTGCAGCACGTGGTGGTCCATCGCCGCCACGGGCGACTGCTCCGAGTCGGCGTGGTGGGTCACCGGGTCGTGCAGGTAGCGCCGGGCGATGACGTCGACCCCCGAGTCGAGGGTCGCGGAGAAGAGCATCTTCTGGCCTCGCCGAGGGGTGCGGTCCAGCAGCCGCTTGACGACCGGCAGGAAGCCGAGGTCGGCCATGTGGTCGGCCTCGTCGAGGACGGTCACCTCGATGCCGGACAGGTCGGCGTGGCCCTGGCCGAGGAGATCCTCGAGGCGGCCCGGGCAGGCGACGACGACGTCCACCCCGGCTTGCAGCGCGCGGACCTGCGGGTTCTGGCCGACCCCGCCGAAGATCGTCACGTGCGCGAGCCCCGCCTGCGCGGCGAGCGGCTCCAGCGAGGAGGCGATCTGTCCGGCCAGCTCACGGGTGGGCGCCAGGATCAGCGCGCGCGGCAGGCGCCCGCGGCGGCGGCTGGCCGAGGGATCGGCCAGCAGCCGGGCCACGACCGGCAGCAGGAAGGCGAAGGTCTTGCCCGACCCGGTGCGGCCGCGGCCGAGAACGTCGCGGCCGGCCAGCGAGTCCGGCAGCGTGGCGGCCTGGATGGGGGTCGGGACGGTGATGCCGCGGGCGGCGAGCACGTCGGTGAGGGAGGAGGGCACGCCGAGGTCGGCGAAGGAAGAGGTCACGGGGATCTTTCGGGACGGATGCGGTGTCCCACCCGGCGCGTCGCGCGTCCGTGGCGGCCGGTGGCCGCGAGATCGGCACCCCGAGGTGAGACGGTGCGGGATGCGACACCAGTCTATCGCAACGCGGGGCTTCCACCGGCCATGATGGGGTCGTGGACAGCGACGGTGACCGGGTCGAGCAGCTCAGCCACGCCGGGCTGCGGCACCAGGCGCTCGTCGGCGGCCCCTGCGGCGGCGAGCCGGTGGTGCTGCTGCACGGCTTCCCCCAGGACGCGACCGCCTGGCGGGCGCTCGCGCCGCTGCTGCACGATGCCGGGCTGCGGACCCTCGCCCCGCACCAGCGTGGCTACGGGCCCGGGTCGGCGCCGACCTGCGTCTCCGCCTACCGGCTGGACTCCCTCGTCGGGACGTCCTGGCCTGGCTGGACGCGCAGGGCTGGGCCCGCGCCCACGTCGTCGGCCACGACTGGGGTGGCGCGGTGGCCTGGGCCCTCGGGGCGTGGCACCCCGCGCGGGTGAGCACGCTCACCGTGCTCTCCACGCCGCACCCGGCCGCGCTGCGCTGGGCGGTGCGGCACGGCGACCAGGCCCGGCGCAGCTGGTACGTCGCGGGCTTCCAGGTCCCTCGCGTGCCCGAGCTCGTCATGGCCCGGGCGCTGCGTCGGGGGGAGCTGCGGCGCACCGGGCTGCCCGCGGACGACGCCGTCCGGTATGCCGCGCGCCTGGGCTCCGCCGCACGCCTGCGCGGACCGGTCAACTGGTACCGCGCCGCGGCCCGCGGCGGGTCCCGGTCCGTCGGCACCGTCGCCGTGCCGACGGCATACCTCTGGGGTGCCCGCGACCCCTTCCTCGGACGCGCGGCGGCGGAGCGCACGGCGCACCACGTGGTCGGCGACTACCGGTTCACCGAGCTGGGTGCCGGGCACTGGCTGCCGGAGACCCGGGCGCGGGAGGTGGCCGCCACGATCCTCGGGCGGGTGGGTACGCCAGGGCACTGACCGCGCCGAGGGTCGGGCTCGGTGCACGATCGGTGGCGCAGCCTGTGGACGATCCGCCCGGTCTGTCACCCCCGAGCCCTAGGCTCGGTGCCATGTCCACGGATCTCGCCGCCGCCGACTGGGTGCTGCGGGTCCAGGACCAGGACCTGCGCTCCGAGGTCGGCGAGCTGACCTTCGCCCGGGCGCAGGGGTATGCCGACTCCGGTCAGGTCCGCACCCTGGTCACGGGGCCGGACGGCGCCGCCCTGGTCGGCACGGTGACCGGCGGTCGCGGACACGTCTACCAGACGGTGGTCCGGATCCACGACCGCGAGGTGCTGGTCTGGAGCGGCCAGTGCAGCTGCCCGGTCGGTCAGGACTGCAAGCACGCCGTGGCCGTTCTCATGACGGCGCGGGCCCGGCTGCGCGCCCGCAGCTCGACCCGGTCCGGCTGGGAGGCCGCGCTGGCGCCGCTGCTGCAGGGTGGGGCCGCCAGGGGCGGCACCGCGGCAGGGCACCGGCTGGGGCTGCAGGTCTCGCTCACCCAGGGCCCCGGGGGTCGGGACGAGCGCACCCGGGTCGGGCTGCAGCCCGTGCGGCCGGGCCGGAGCAAGCCGTGGGTCGGGCAGGGTGTCGGGTGGGACGAGCTGACCAACCGCTGGTCGCGGGTGGAGGTGGACCCGCGGCACCGCGCCCTGCTGGCCCAGCTCGCGGCGCTGGGCAAGAGTTCGGGCTTCGGCTACTTCTACTCCTCGGCCAAGGAGCTGCCGCTCGGGGAGATCGGTGCCGTGGCCTGGCCGGTGCTGCGCCAGGTGGTCGAGGCCGGGGTCCCCCTGGTGGGTGGTCGCGGGGTGGCCGACGTGGTGCTGGGGGCAGGCACGGCACGGGCCGGGCTCGACGTCACGCGACGCGAGGACGGTGGCCTGCTCGTCCGCGCCCGTGTGGAGGACCTCGACGGACCCGGGGACGCCGACACC encodes the following:
- a CDS encoding alpha/beta fold hydrolase, which gives rise to MDAQGWARAHVVGHDWGGAVAWALGAWHPARVSTLTVLSTPHPAALRWAVRHGDQARRSWYVAGFQVPRVPELVMARALRRGELRRTGLPADDAVRYAARLGSAARLRGPVNWYRAAARGGSRSVGTVAVPTAYLWGARDPFLGRAAAERTAHHVVGDYRFTELGAGHWLPETRAREVAATILGRVGTPGH
- a CDS encoding DEAD/DEAH box helicase gives rise to the protein MTSSFADLGVPSSLTDVLAARGITVPTPIQAATLPDSLAGRDVLGRGRTGSGKTFAFLLPVVARLLADPSASRRRGRLPRALILAPTRELAGQIASSLEPLAAQAGLAHVTIFGGVGQNPQVRALQAGVDVVVACPGRLEDLLGQGHADLSGIEVTVLDEADHMADLGFLPVVKRLLDRTPRRGQKMLFSATLDSGVDVIARRYLHDPVTHHADSEQSPVAAMDHHVLHIDAGQRLAVLTDLGSAPGRTVVFTRTKHGAKKLAKQLNGAGVPTVELHGNLAQNARTRNLDAFHSGQASTLVATDIAARGIHVDDVSLVVHADPPVEHKAYLHRSGRTARAGAGGTVVTLMTDEQVRDVRSLTRAAGIKPTTTRADAGHPILAELAPGERTLVPGGLTIQAPAQGGGRQGSGRAGGPKGQGSRRTGQGGSQQGRASRRTQDGSSRRGGPGTGRGDRTQGGPRRGGQDQGSGRGGQGSGRTGQGQGQTRRRQGRQQTSGGSIVAFSTSSGSGRRR
- the betT gene encoding choline BCCT transporter BetT: MSTTPDTAPEELDPPTAPRTKWTVLAVAGAITVAVALWALVAPTQSSEVLGVVVGWTSEWFGWFYIALATVILVFVLYLGVRHSRVRLGQDDDRPEFSTFAWASMLFAAGIGTDVMFYAVAEPASQYLYPPQGEGGTLEAARESTVWTLFHYGITGWGMYALMGIALGYFAHRVGLPLAVRSTLYPLIGRRVKGPIGDAVDIATVIGTIFGVATSLGIGVVMLNVGLDVLFGVPQGIPAQIGLVVLAIVVATISATTGVDRGIRILSQLNVLLAIALAGWVLITGETAFLLRGMMMNVGDFVSMFPGMTLDTMAFDYPAEWMGFWTLFFWAWWIAWASFVGMFLARISKGRTIGQFVLGTMTIPFSYIVMWVTIFGNSAVRQIREGDAEFGEAAVNTPELGFFTLLQQYPLALVVVALATFVGLLFYVTSADSGALVMANLSSELPHGDDDARAWLRILWSVATGVLTIAMLLVGGIPALQSATIIMGLPFAFVIIAVMVGLHRALETEKTREGALQSSLTSSLVGREASAVPWRLRLARTFGTVSVPQAQERMSGVVVPALESVRGALLEQGVQAEVLVTEVDPDARVVQTATLQVSGESEASGFSYPVQIRRTPAPTFGTRSLDARDRTTRLQVAQPIAGGYDLMGYDAEDVCHDVLDQYERWAASSAMVAEGREH
- the betA gene encoding choline dehydrogenase, producing MRTRYDYVIVGGGSAGSALANRLSADASSTVLVLEAGRADFLLDPLIHMPAALMFPSGNPLYDWAYETDPEPHMGGRRVPHARGKVLGGSSSINGMIFQRGNAGDYDTWATFPGMADWDYAHCLPYFKRMETCLAGADAWRGGAGPLKMERGPASSPLFQAFFEATGQAGYSRTDDVNGYRQEGFAPFDRNVYRGSRLSASRAYLRPVRDRANLDVATLAMATGLRWSGTRVTGVDFVRPGRRHGSVEAGEVILCGGAFNSPQLLQLSGVGDPEVLRAAGVEPRVDLPGVGENLQDHLEVYLQHTSLQPVSIAPWLKKWKAPWIGAQWLFLDSGVGASNHFEGGGFIRTNDEVAYPNLMFHFLPIAVRYDGTAPEGKHGYQVHIGPMNSDVRGRVRITDADPTHHPSILFNYLSTERDRREWVEVIRAARHILSQPAFAPFDGGEISPGPTVETDKEIIDWVAQDAETALHPSCSARMGSSDDEMAVVDPASMRVHGTEGLRVVDASVFPTITNGNIYAPVMMVAEKAADLIAGNTPLAPEHPPVFRAGQGRPLYPPGDPRNEAWDTREEVPSALRAMATDREDDR
- a CDS encoding alpha/beta fold hydrolase: MDSDGDRVEQLSHAGLRHQALVGGPCGGEPVVLLHGFPQDATAWRALAPLLHDAGLRTLAPHQRGYGPGSAPTCVSAYRLDSLVGTSWPGWTRRAGPAPTSSATTGVARWPGPSGRGTPRG